One Natrinema marinum genomic window carries:
- a CDS encoding AMP-binding protein, translated as MVTTEADDYPAEIPPEPEFPRGEQPLHEYLRDQAAETPDRVAINYYGREITYGELDESVDRFATYLHELGYEKGDTLLLYLQNCPQYFIGYHAAHRLGMAVSPCSPMSKEHRLEYQLDDGDVEVVLAHDTFADTIAAVADETDITDVVYARFDEYLPDDPVPAIHEDMAAAIAADRLDTGGDAVYFTDALEETDPEPPSVDHHMDDVILLQYTSGTTGMPKGCEHTYWTVLHKAAATATIYGFDAETSHLAVMPVFHVAGKLNAVDAPVVDGGTVVLLTRFETEPLMHAAGAHRPTTAWLTTPMVRGVLNHPDRDEYDLTSFEEIPATSFGQSLTDELCERWKSVTGCEMYEAAYGLSETHTMDTFTRGLGVVEEDFMGRPAYNVDIVVRDWDTHEEVPRGELGEISVESPSVMKGYHNKPEKTEQTMHDGYVLTGDIGKMTEEGYLYFLGRRKNMIKYSGYSISPAEVETILKEHDGIDNAVVVGRDHESKGEEVVATITLADESLTADDVIEWSKENMASYKRPCDVVIVDELPTTDVGKLDRQSIEERVDG; from the coding sequence ATGGTTACGACAGAGGCGGACGACTATCCAGCAGAGATTCCCCCCGAGCCCGAGTTCCCGCGGGGCGAGCAACCGCTGCACGAGTACCTCCGGGACCAGGCGGCCGAGACGCCGGACCGCGTCGCGATCAACTACTACGGGCGGGAGATCACGTACGGCGAACTCGACGAGAGCGTCGACCGGTTCGCGACGTACCTCCACGAGCTCGGCTACGAGAAGGGGGATACGCTACTGCTGTATCTCCAGAACTGCCCGCAGTACTTCATCGGGTATCACGCCGCCCATCGGCTCGGAATGGCCGTGAGCCCGTGCAGTCCGATGTCGAAGGAGCATCGCCTCGAGTACCAGCTCGACGACGGTGACGTGGAGGTCGTCCTGGCCCACGACACCTTCGCGGACACCATCGCGGCGGTCGCGGACGAGACCGACATCACGGACGTCGTCTACGCGCGGTTCGACGAATATCTGCCGGACGATCCGGTTCCGGCGATCCACGAGGACATGGCGGCGGCGATCGCGGCCGATCGGCTCGACACGGGCGGCGACGCGGTCTACTTCACGGACGCCCTCGAGGAAACGGACCCGGAGCCGCCGTCGGTCGACCACCACATGGACGACGTGATCCTCTTGCAGTACACGTCCGGGACGACGGGGATGCCGAAGGGGTGTGAACACACGTACTGGACCGTCCTCCACAAGGCCGCGGCGACGGCGACGATCTACGGGTTCGACGCGGAGACGAGCCATCTGGCGGTAATGCCGGTGTTTCACGTCGCCGGGAAGCTCAACGCCGTCGACGCGCCCGTCGTGGACGGCGGCACCGTCGTCCTGCTGACCCGGTTCGAGACCGAGCCGCTCATGCACGCGGCCGGCGCCCATCGACCGACGACGGCCTGGCTGACCACGCCGATGGTCAGGGGGGTGTTGAACCACCCGGACCGCGACGAGTACGACCTGACCTCCTTCGAGGAGATTCCGGCCACGAGCTTCGGGCAGTCGCTCACCGACGAACTCTGCGAGCGCTGGAAGTCGGTCACCGGCTGCGAGATGTACGAGGCCGCGTACGGTCTCAGCGAGACCCACACGATGGACACCTTCACTCGAGGACTCGGCGTCGTCGAGGAGGACTTCATGGGCCGCCCCGCCTACAACGTGGACATCGTCGTCCGCGACTGGGACACCCACGAGGAGGTCCCCCGCGGTGAACTCGGCGAGATCAGCGTCGAGTCGCCGTCCGTGATGAAGGGGTATCACAACAAGCCCGAGAAGACCGAACAGACGATGCACGACGGATACGTGCTCACCGGCGACATCGGCAAGATGACCGAGGAGGGGTACCTCTACTTCCTCGGTCGGCGCAAGAACATGATCAAGTACAGCGGCTACTCGATCTCGCCCGCGGAGGTCGAGACGATCCTCAAAGAGCACGACGGTATCGACAACGCGGTCGTCGTCGGCCGCGACCACGAGAGCAAAGGGGAGGAGGTCGTCGCGACGATCACGCTCGCCGACGAGTCACTGACGGCCGACGACGTTATCGAGTGGAGCAAAGAGAACATGGCGTCCTACAAGCGGCCCTGCGACGTGGTCATCGTGGACGAGTTACCGACGACGGACGTCGGGAAGCTAGATCGGCAATCGATCGAAGAGAGGGTCGACGGATGA
- a CDS encoding AMP-binding protein: MGTPESLDARPIEEITIDSMLRTRADRIPSETALIYGPDDRRVTYAALNETANRIANGLRERGVERGSNVSLMAAHPLETLLGMFGINKAGGVYSPINFEYEGEALSYQLNDTDPEVLVIEDRYVDRVEAVRDDLEVGFEVVVMDTGAETPQTSFETTPFAELREGSADEPDVDVSWNDTASIVYTSGTTGMPKGVVLPHRWIFANYIAPKRAVLNADDVVHTSLPLYHIGGVYADVVAGLVAGGTVALWDQFSPQAFWDRIAEYEATSATLISVMMPWLTNAPETNSDRENTLSKVHMQPLPEEYETIAERFGFDIVTVAFAQTETGSPIVGVVRTDELGGTPDSYRRGLGPEAVAERARELNLPVVDGVDEERYMGRVRDDIVEVAVLDDRDRELPPGEVGELCIRPKRPGLLLERYHAKPERTLEATRNLWFHTGDAAYRDESGNFYFVDRLGDVIRRRGENISSMQIQDAVSSHAAVEAAAAFPIPAPEGGEDQVGLAVEPRAGDELDEEAIASHLTGRIPEFMRPDETFVVDEIPTTETNKMRKVELRERLLE, translated from the coding sequence ATGGGAACTCCGGAATCGTTGGACGCCAGACCCATCGAGGAGATAACGATAGACAGTATGCTCCGAACGCGCGCCGATCGGATCCCGTCGGAGACGGCGCTGATCTACGGGCCGGACGATCGCCGCGTCACGTACGCGGCGTTGAACGAGACCGCCAATCGCATCGCCAACGGGCTCCGTGAGCGCGGCGTCGAACGGGGATCGAACGTCTCCCTGATGGCCGCTCACCCGCTCGAGACGCTGTTAGGCATGTTCGGCATCAACAAGGCCGGCGGCGTCTACTCGCCGATCAACTTCGAATACGAGGGCGAGGCGCTTTCCTATCAGCTCAACGATACCGATCCCGAGGTGCTCGTCATCGAGGACCGGTACGTCGACCGCGTCGAGGCCGTTCGCGACGACCTCGAGGTCGGATTCGAGGTGGTAGTGATGGACACGGGTGCGGAGACGCCGCAGACGTCGTTCGAGACGACGCCCTTCGCCGAACTCCGAGAAGGGTCCGCCGACGAGCCCGACGTCGATGTCTCCTGGAACGACACCGCGAGTATCGTCTACACGTCCGGGACGACGGGGATGCCGAAAGGGGTCGTCCTGCCCCACCGGTGGATCTTCGCGAACTACATCGCACCGAAGCGCGCCGTCCTGAACGCCGACGACGTCGTCCACACGTCGCTGCCGCTGTACCACATCGGCGGCGTCTACGCGGACGTCGTCGCCGGACTGGTCGCCGGGGGCACCGTCGCGCTCTGGGACCAGTTCTCCCCGCAGGCGTTCTGGGATCGCATCGCGGAGTACGAGGCCACGTCGGCGACGCTCATCTCGGTGATGATGCCGTGGCTGACGAACGCCCCGGAGACCAATTCCGACCGCGAGAACACGCTCAGCAAAGTCCACATGCAACCGCTGCCGGAGGAGTACGAGACGATCGCCGAGCGGTTCGGGTTCGACATCGTGACGGTCGCGTTCGCCCAGACGGAGACCGGCTCCCCCATCGTCGGCGTCGTCCGAACGGACGAGCTCGGCGGGACCCCGGACTCGTATCGGCGCGGTCTCGGTCCCGAGGCGGTCGCCGAGCGCGCCCGCGAACTGAACCTCCCGGTCGTCGACGGCGTCGACGAGGAGCGATACATGGGTCGCGTCCGCGACGACATCGTCGAGGTCGCGGTCCTCGACGATCGCGACCGCGAGCTCCCGCCCGGCGAGGTCGGCGAACTCTGCATCAGACCGAAGCGACCGGGACTGCTCCTCGAGCGGTACCACGCGAAACCGGAACGGACGCTCGAGGCGACTCGCAACCTCTGGTTCCACACCGGTGACGCCGCCTACCGGGACGAGAGCGGGAACTTCTACTTCGTCGACCGGCTCGGTGACGTCATCCGCCGCCGCGGCGAGAACATCTCCTCGATGCAGATTCAGGACGCCGTCTCGAGCCACGCCGCCGTCGAAGCGGCGGCCGCGTTCCCGATCCCGGCGCCGGAGGGCGGGGAGGATCAGGTCGGACTCGCGGTCGAACCGCGAGCCGGAGACGAACTGGACGAGGAGGCGATCGCGTCCCATCTCACCGGCCGCATCCCCGAGTTCATGCGGCCGGACGAGACGTTCGTGGTCGACGAGATCCCCACGACGGAGACGAACAAGATGCGGAAGGTCGAACTCAGGGAGCGACTCCTCGAATGA
- a CDS encoding acyl-CoA carboxylase subunit beta, whose amino-acid sequence MTDDDPFEYVAEAKRSLSDEAREDAVESQHGLGKLTARERIDYLLDDGTFDEIGRLAAPMPTTPETVDWERDDAPADGVVTGFGEIDGRPVALFATDFTVKGGSIGHAGGRKMKRVAERALDRGLPLIMLHDGGGHRIQEGLDAAPFARGDNGFSKLQTTLSGWVPVVSAMMGPAFAAPTNFAALSDFVPIVDGTGTMGVAGPSLVKAALGVDGDKDDLGSARFQTTETGMADLACEDDRACLDAIRTFLSYLPRNARREPPTADPKPPTDEALERLREVIPANTRKGYDIYAIVDGIVDRDSTFELKPTHARNIVTAFARLDGDPIGVIANNPRIKAGTIDTAASEKAAHFAAICDAYELPIVTLTDVPGILPGPDSEREGIARHSAKLPFELARATVPIANVVLRRGYGFGYVAMGGGRSLDSELTVLWPTAEIAAMGIEGAVDIAYEREIEAASDSDARRRELIDKFEDRTDAVRAAARVGTDGVVQPEQTRERIRRAFDRASDASDSDWPPKKRPITPI is encoded by the coding sequence ATGACGGACGACGATCCGTTCGAGTACGTCGCCGAGGCGAAACGGTCGCTTTCGGACGAGGCCCGCGAAGACGCCGTCGAGTCCCAGCACGGGTTAGGCAAGCTGACCGCCCGGGAGCGAATCGACTACCTCCTCGACGACGGCACGTTCGACGAGATCGGACGCCTCGCGGCACCGATGCCGACTACGCCGGAGACCGTCGACTGGGAACGCGACGACGCTCCCGCCGACGGCGTCGTGACCGGGTTCGGAGAGATCGATGGGCGGCCGGTCGCGCTGTTCGCGACCGACTTCACCGTGAAGGGCGGCTCGATCGGTCACGCCGGCGGGCGGAAGATGAAACGCGTCGCCGAACGGGCGTTGGACCGCGGACTCCCCCTGATCATGCTCCACGACGGCGGCGGACACCGCATTCAGGAGGGGCTCGATGCGGCACCGTTCGCCCGCGGCGACAACGGGTTCTCGAAACTGCAGACGACGCTGTCCGGATGGGTGCCCGTCGTCTCGGCGATGATGGGGCCGGCCTTCGCGGCGCCGACGAACTTCGCGGCGCTCTCGGACTTCGTCCCGATCGTCGACGGAACGGGAACGATGGGCGTCGCCGGCCCGTCGCTCGTGAAAGCGGCGCTCGGCGTCGACGGCGACAAGGACGACCTCGGAAGCGCGCGGTTCCAGACGACCGAGACGGGAATGGCGGACCTCGCCTGCGAGGACGACAGAGCGTGTCTCGACGCGATCCGGACGTTCCTCTCCTATCTCCCGCGGAACGCTCGGCGCGAGCCGCCGACCGCCGATCCGAAACCGCCGACCGACGAGGCGCTCGAGCGGTTGCGGGAGGTCATCCCCGCGAACACGCGGAAGGGGTACGACATCTACGCGATCGTCGACGGGATCGTCGATCGTGACTCGACGTTCGAACTCAAACCCACCCACGCGCGGAACATCGTGACGGCGTTCGCCCGCCTCGACGGTGATCCGATCGGCGTCATCGCGAACAACCCGCGGATCAAGGCGGGCACGATCGACACCGCGGCCTCGGAGAAGGCGGCCCACTTCGCAGCGATCTGCGACGCCTATGAGCTCCCGATCGTTACCCTGACTGACGTTCCCGGAATTCTGCCGGGACCGGACTCGGAACGGGAGGGGATCGCTCGCCACTCGGCGAAGCTCCCCTTCGAACTGGCGCGAGCGACCGTCCCCATCGCGAACGTCGTCCTCCGACGCGGCTACGGGTTCGGATACGTGGCGATGGGCGGCGGGCGTTCGCTCGACTCCGAGTTGACGGTGCTCTGGCCGACCGCCGAGATCGCCGCCATGGGGATCGAAGGTGCCGTCGACATCGCCTACGAGCGGGAAATCGAGGCCGCGTCCGATTCCGACGCCCGCCGACGGGAACTGATCGACAAGTTCGAGGACCGAACCGACGCCGTCCGCGCGGCGGCTCGAGTCGGCACCGACGGCGTCGTCCAGCCGGAACAGACGCGCGAGCGAATTCGGCGCGCGTTCGATCGGGCGAGCGACGCGTCCGACTCGGACTGGCCGCCGAAAAAACGCCCGATCACGCCCATCTGA
- a CDS encoding enoyl-CoA hydratase/isomerase family protein produces the protein MREIGSGNVLLGIENHRADVVLNRPKRRNAMNESLLRDLRTALEEVDANEDVRAMTLLGEGDVFCAGMDLEMMKRRGEEAEFELETELDDITHFIDDMRIPSVASIEGAAIAGAFELVLPVDFRIISEDAKYGVVEVELGLFPSGGATQRLPRLIGLSKAKELVLTGDYIDPVEAKRCGLVHEVVAEGADTDERAREWADSLTENAPLGIEYGRQLLNSALETPLDQGLELERELGRKLTDTDDYTEGFTARLEGRDPEFQGT, from the coding sequence ATGCGAGAGATCGGAAGCGGTAACGTACTACTCGGTATCGAAAATCACCGCGCGGACGTCGTCCTGAATCGCCCGAAGCGACGGAACGCCATGAACGAGTCCCTCCTGCGGGACCTCCGGACCGCGCTCGAGGAGGTCGACGCGAACGAAGACGTCCGCGCGATGACGTTGCTCGGCGAGGGCGACGTCTTCTGTGCCGGCATGGACCTCGAGATGATGAAGCGACGCGGCGAGGAAGCGGAGTTCGAACTCGAGACCGAACTCGACGACATCACCCACTTCATCGACGACATGCGGATCCCCTCGGTCGCGAGCATCGAGGGGGCGGCGATCGCGGGCGCGTTCGAACTGGTCCTCCCGGTCGATTTCAGGATCATCAGCGAGGACGCCAAGTACGGGGTCGTCGAAGTCGAACTGGGGCTGTTCCCGTCCGGCGGCGCGACGCAGCGCCTCCCTCGATTGATCGGCCTCTCGAAGGCGAAAGAACTCGTTCTCACGGGAGACTACATCGATCCGGTCGAAGCGAAACGGTGCGGACTCGTCCACGAGGTCGTCGCGGAGGGCGCGGACACCGACGAACGCGCCCGCGAGTGGGCGGACTCGCTCACCGAGAACGCCCCGCTCGGGATAGAGTACGGCCGGCAGCTGTTGAACTCGGCGCTCGAGACGCCCCTCGATCAGGGCCTCGAACTCGAGCGAGAACTCGGTCGGAAACTGACCGACACCGACGACTACACAGAGGGGTTCACGGCGCGCCTCGAGGGTCGCGACCCCGAGTTTCAGGGGACGTAG
- a CDS encoding IclR family transcriptional regulator, whose protein sequence is MARHQNGTKPLKSVRTAFKIIEHLKENGSGSVKEVSQQFGFPKSTVHTHLSTLNQLGYLANDNGTYRLSFRLVHLGRSIEESHDLRQIVAPVVENIAEETGERVYFAVEENGLATNIAITEGEKSIQHQFLPGGQTRMHTTASGKAILAFLPPEKVDEIVRRWGMPPQAPNTITEREELNASLESIREDGIAYAREESFKGMFEIGKPILSDDERPHGALEIAGPIKRLDDEEYCRELVDTVEKAANEIEVNLLL, encoded by the coding sequence ATGGCCCGGCACCAGAACGGAACGAAACCGCTCAAGTCCGTGCGGACGGCGTTCAAGATCATCGAACATCTCAAAGAGAACGGCTCCGGGAGCGTGAAAGAAGTCTCGCAGCAGTTCGGGTTCCCGAAGAGCACGGTTCACACCCACCTCTCGACGCTGAATCAGCTCGGATATCTGGCGAACGACAACGGAACCTATCGCCTCAGCTTTCGCCTCGTCCATCTCGGTCGGTCGATCGAGGAATCACACGACCTCCGCCAGATAGTCGCCCCGGTCGTCGAGAATATCGCAGAAGAGACCGGTGAACGGGTCTATTTCGCCGTCGAGGAGAACGGACTCGCCACGAATATCGCGATTACCGAAGGCGAAAAATCGATTCAACATCAGTTTCTGCCGGGCGGGCAGACGCGGATGCACACCACCGCCTCGGGGAAAGCGATACTCGCGTTCCTGCCGCCGGAGAAAGTCGACGAGATCGTCCGACGATGGGGGATGCCGCCGCAGGCACCGAACACGATCACGGAGCGTGAGGAACTGAACGCGTCGCTGGAATCGATCCGGGAGGACGGAATCGCTTACGCGCGCGAGGAGAGTTTCAAAGGGATGTTCGAGATCGGGAAACCGATCCTCTCCGACGACGAACGACCGCACGGAGCGCTCGAGATCGCCGGTCCGATTAAGCGATTGGATGACGAAGAGTACTGCCGAGAACTCGTCGACACGGTCGAGAAGGCGGCCAACGAGATCGAGGTAAACCTCCTGCTCTAA